Proteins encoded by one window of Cryptococcus gattii WM276 chromosome K, complete sequence:
- a CDS encoding Hypothetical Protein (Similar to TIGR gene model, INSD accession AAW46269.1), translating into MYNAGSTAIVIDSDSEDGIDGIETDDDDDDGKDQDILGLLSQMADDSMVATATATATARTRTRIRTIGSTQSTSVLETCHGARTEIMERGSTRRRPLGKSQTFAESILTQSGLLTREETAAIKASEREAKAAQKAKEKEARQLERDTAKLRASKQDTLREIHLYLSADMSLPSSPIAGALPEIRNRIQDCQSALHFLPESDSPIPGVIRFKRYLQARWDPESKRFVPLDDPRWVWEKTVLVIITAEELVDKIAEGGEEKDLLAQWVSDVRLLLGLTMSDQMVLMIKGLQRYYSKSRALANKDYMNAARAGLEGGSVGSGGGSSTAITTARINGRPTRDRIEAEMVRLQVAEHCFLVHVEKTQDVEDWVYNIAADIALRPYKLISKSHLNFAPAEGSKKALQPTAVLELMLQKVQGITPSAAAGITEKYPTFRRLMEAFEMEEQRGGVERAEMMLQFCEVRNSKSGHASGRNLNKAMSKRVYNAFRGTDSLSLA; encoded by the exons ATGTACAATGCCGG TAGCACAGCGATAGTGATCGACTCTGATTCGGAAGATGGTATAGATGGCATCGAGAcggatgatgatgacgatgatggAAAAGACCAGGATATCCTTGGGTTATTGAGTCAAATGGCGGATGATTCGATGGTGGCGACCGCGACTGCGACTGCGACGGcgaggacgaggacgaggatCCGGACAATAGGATCCACGCAGAGTACGAGCGTGCTCGAAACGTGTCATGGCGCGAGAACGGAGATTATGGAGAGAGGTTCGACCAGAAGACGACCGTTGGGCAAGAGCCAGACGTTTGCGGAGAGTATCTTGACCCAG AGTGGCTTATTGACAAGGGAAGAGACGGCGGCTATAAAAGCGAGTGAACGAGAAGCGAAAGCTGCGCAAAAAGCcaaggaaaaagaagcTAGACAGTTGGAGCGTGATACAGCCAAA CTTCGGGCGTCAAAACAAGATACGCTCCGTGAAATCCACCTCTACCTCTCTGCAGACATGTCCCTCCCTTCATCCCCTATCGCCGGCGCCCTCCCCGAAATCCGCAACAGGATCCAAGACTGTCAATCCGCTCTCCACTTTCTCCCTGAATCCGATTCCCCCATCCCCGGCGTGATTCGCTTCAAACGATACCTCCAAGCCCGATGGGATCCCGAGTCCAAGCGGTTCGTCCCGCTAGACGATCCGCGATGGGTATGGGAGAAGACGGTGTTGGTCATCATCACTGCTGAAGAGTTGGTGGACAAGATTGCCGAGGGAGGGGAGGAGAAAGACTTGCTTGCGCAATGGGTGTCGGATGTCAGGTTGTTATTGGGTTTGACGATGAGTGATCAAATGGTGTTGATGATCAAGGGGTTACAAAGATATTATTCAAAATCACGAGCATTAGCCAACAAGGATTATATGAACGCTGCGCGTGCAGGTCTCGAGGGTGGCAGCGTCGGCAGCGGGGGCGGCTCCTCGACAGCGATAACAACAGCACGTATAAATGGCCGCCCGACAAGGGACCGAATCGAAGCCGAGATGGTCAGACTCCAAGTAGCTGAACATTGTTTTCTCGTGCATGTGGAAAAGACGCAAGACGTGGAAGACTGGGTGTACAATATCGCTGCCGATATCGCTCTTCGACCATACAAGCTCATCTCGAAATCGCATCTCAATTTCGCTCCGGCCGAAGGCTCGAAAAAGGCGTTACAGCCGACAGCGGTGCTCGAGTTGATGTTGCAGAAAGTACAGGGGATAACGCCGTCCGCGGCAGCGGGGATCACAGAAAAGTATCCGACGTTTAGGCGGTTGATGGAGGCGTttgagatggaagagcAAAGAGGTGGGGTGGAAAGGGCGGAGATGATGTTGCAGTTTTGTGAAGTGAGGAATTCAAAAAGCGGACATGCGAGTGGAAGGAATCTGAACAAG GCAATGTCGAAACGGGTTTACAATGCGTTCCGTGGAACGGACAGTCTCTCACTTGCATGA
- a CDS encoding Vesicle membrane protein (v-SNARE) with acyltransferase activity, putative; Ykt6p (Similar to TIGR gene model, INSD accession AAW46268.1), producing MKVFSISLLSVAQSAPPAATLLGTAQDLSSFSFYQRSSVGEFMTFFTKTVAERTPANQPSSVEENNYKAHVFVTSGRTPGGPGLAAVMITDLEYPLRPAFSLLTKILDEHTPLLASLPNQSAAPSFGSASANAFGGNPSQAAAGGLPPAQKGKLEGTLANYLTKYQDPKQADTIMKVQKELDETKVVLHKTIESVLERGEKLDNLVERSNALSAQSKMFYKTAKKQNSCCVVM from the exons ATGAAGGTCTTCTCCATATCACTCCTCTCAGTCGCACAGTCAGCCCCGCCAGCAGCCACGCTCCTCGGCACCGCCCAGGACCTCAGCAGCTTCAGTTTCTACCAGCGAAGCAGCGTAGGCGAGTTCATGACGTTCTTCACAAAG ACCGTCGCCGAGCGAACCCCTGCGAACCAGCCGTCGTCCGTCGAGGAGAACAACTACAAAGCCCATGTCTTTGTCACTTCCGGTCGAACACCCGGTGGCCCCGGTCTTGCCG CGGTGATGATCACCGACCTCGAATACCCTCTCCGACCCGCATTCTCGCTCCTCACTAAAATCCTCGACGAGCATACCCCTCTCCTCGCCAGTCTCCCCAACCAGTCTGCAGCGCCTTCGTTCGGCTCCGCCTCAGCCAATGCGTTTGGCGGCAACCCTTCCCAGGCAGCTGCCGGTGGTCTGCCCCCAGCCCAAAAGGGGAAACTCGAAGGTACCCTCGCAAATTATCTCACAAAGTACCAAGATCCCAAGCAGGCGGATACGATCATGAAAGTACAGAAAGAGTTGGACGAGACCAAGGTCGTTTTG CACAAGACGATTGAGTCTGTTCTTGAACGAGGAGAAAAGCTTGACAATCTCGTGGAGCGTTCAAACGCCCTCTCTGCGCAAAGCAAAATGTTCTACAAGACTGCCAAGAAG CAAAACTCTTGCTGTGTAGTGATGTAG
- a CDS encoding uncharacterized protein (Similar to TIGR gene model, INSD accession AAW46267.1) yields MSDTLPDDAWVNAFLAAPPRPLLTALQKRLHTSTAHLGALADIYKQRAAVEAAYADGLQKLARTAEQGALTGKTGNDWPKSSGEGRLWDSVISELAETSASHSTLAAVLRTDFEQPIREIPTKVVAWRRIGDQDANLDKTLKDYEKVSAKLEKASSKSKSNKVDALQSDLNNITQALSSLSPMVYTTYQRLDEERLRALKEIIVRWATVKGDMASRDGQRAEAIISHLLQWETSDEVMNVGRKLGGAGGARVPERSASVATSTATTPQSNRRLSTVTSTTAAHGDFSPRLPASRPNGSSGNVNQGTPTSSFTGGIKSMLGRSKTMGGGRNRGGSDATSTRSATRGENFEVIGEEEPTRMRKSSTAAPVDEEGFSVAPSDRHRNPWEDPNELIPTPAGQTLLQPQPQAPVVPTKDTTPAPVVPAAAFSQTFNASPNASDENLATPTSSQSHQQQPRKNLSLAPVPIQESEEERQAALEKMQKTLQLPPSQPSRRSTIARGRRDVRNTMFAGSTDEASNAVFGAGAGALAGGLVDGVSKSAEPEEKLVESPTFARSPIHAGAFASPTNRDIPSPSPVVRRTSLSSVTSNNPFDSPSVGIGGTMTPPVTAVSSSSDQPGLRANMNESVNVIFRNKQIQRIQITGEIHLSLRLTDSNSASSLGGGGGPIHIRLVAFERLEKIAPNPAYLAQVPDKPGEYFLNSEVLAAATAKGAGAGAPTATASGGPLLFKYVVHVQPGKELATVPLILDPAFQCKSGETRMILHYTANPSSPIQVLPQGGKHAAGTVVAAFAPGGPNVINVQAKPAGGVWSPTTRRMTWKMDSLPSGSTDGSGKIIAKFTSEPGQEALVPQGVQMSWAVEGSLLSGLGLEVVDTTGGELEGNRHWAFEEIRKSTTTGKYFAEPVVSN; encoded by the exons ATGTCAGACACACTGCCAGACGACGCATGGGTGAATGCGTTCCTCGCGGCTCCCCCCCGCCCCCTCCTCACCGCACTGCAGAAACGGCTGcacacctccaccgccCACCTCGGCGCACTCGCAGACATCTACAAGCAGCGCGCAGCAGTCGAGGCAGCGTATGCAGACGGGCTCCAGAAACTCGCACGCACAGCAGAGCAGGGTGCGCTCACAGGCAAGACAGGCAACGACTGGCCCAAGAGCAGCGGCGAGGGCAGGCTGTGGGACAGCGTCATCTCAGAGCTCGCAGAG ACATCCGCATCCCACTCCACGCTCGCAGCCGTGCTCAGGACAGACTTTGAACAGCCCATCCGCGAGATCCCCACCAAGGTCGTTGCATGGCGAAGGATCGGCGACCAGGATGCGAACCTCGACAAGACGCTCAAAGACTATGAAAAGGTCTCCGCCAAGCTCGAAAAGGCATCGTCCAAATCCAAATCCAACAAGGTCGATGCCCTCCAGTCCGACCTCAACAACATCACCCAGGCCCTCTCTTCGCTCTCGCCCATGGTGTATACGACGTACCAGCGACTGGACGAAGAGCGACTTCGTGCGCTCAAGGAGATTATCGTCAGGTGGGCAACCGTCAAGGGTGACATGGCTTCGAGAGACGGGCAGCGGGCAGAAGCGATCATCTCCCATTTGCTGCAGTGGGAGACGAGTGACGAAGTGATGAACGTCGGACGAAAGCTGGGTGGGGCTGGAGGTGCTCGAGTCCCAGAGCGATCCGCCTCTGTTGCTACTTCCACCGCTACTACTC CGCAATCGAATCGCAGACTTTCGACCGTCACATCCACCACCGCAGCCCACGGTGACTTTTCTCCCCGCCTTCCCGCTTCCCGCCCCAACGGCTCTTCTGGCAATGTCAATCAGGGTACGCCCACGTCTTCTTTCACCGGCGGTATCAAATCCATGCTTGGAAGGTCAAAGACGATGGGCGGCGGTAGGAACAGGGGTGGGAGTGATGCTACTTCTACCAGAAGCGCTACGAGAGGCGAAAACTTTGAAGTCATCGGAGAGGAAGAACCAACCAGGATGCGGAAATCTTCAACT GCCGCGCCagtggatgaagagggTTTCTCTGTCGCTCCTTCTGACCGTCACCGAAACCCTTGGGAAGACCCTAACGAGCTGATCCCTACCCCGGCCGGTCAGACACTTCTTCAACCTCAACCTCAAGCTCCAGTCGTTCCTACCAAAGATACCACTCCCGCTCCTGTTGTCCCTGCCGCTGCATTTAGCCAAACGTTCAACGCTTCTCCCAACGCTTCCGACGAAAACCTCGCCACCCCTACATCTTCTCAATCGCATCAACAACAACCTCGAAAGAATCTCTCCCTCGCGCCTGTGCCTATCCAGGAGAGCGAAGAAGAACGCCAAGCGGCTTTAGAAAAGATGCAGAAAACGTTGCAGCTTCCGCCTTCTCAGCCATCTAGGCGATCAACGATTGCGCGAGGCAGGAGGGATGTGAGGAACACAATGTTTGCAGGGTCGACGGATGAAGCTTCCAATGCGGTCTTTGGTGCCGGTGCCGGTGCGCTGGCGGGTGGGTTAGTAGATGGAGTGTCTAAATCGGCTGAACCAGAGGAAAAACTCGTCGAATCACCTACCTTTGCCAGATCGCCCATCCACGCCGGTGCTTTTGCTTCACCTACTAACCGCGATATCCCCTCCCCATCACCCGTCGTCCGTCGAACTTCGCTTTCATCCGTCACGTCCAACAATCCCTTTGATTCTCCCTCTGTCGGGATCGGCGGTACGATGACTCCCCCCGTCACCGCCGTGTCGTCATCTTCCGACCAACCTGGTTTGCGCGCCAATATGAACGAATCTGTCAATGTCATTTTCCGCAACAAGCAAATCCAGCGAATCCAGATTACGGGCGAGATCCACCTCAGTCTCCGACTCACGGACAGTAACAGTGCCTCGTCGttgggtggaggtggaggacCGATCCATATCCGTCTCGTAGCATTCGAGCGCCTCGAGAAAATCGCGCCCAACCCGGCGTACCTCGCGCAGGTACCCGATAAGCCGGGCGAGTATTTCCTCAACTCTGAAGTCCTCGCTGCTGCCACCGCCAAAGGCGCAGGCGCAGGCGCGCCCACCGCCACCGCCTCCGGCGGCCCGCTGTTGTTCAAGTACGTCGTGCATGTGCAGCCGGGCAAAGAATTGGCTACCGTCCCGTTGATTCTGGATCCCGCATTCCAATGCAAATCAGGCGAGACGAGGATGATTTTACATTACACTGCGAACCCGTCTTCCCCTATCCAGGTGCTGCCACAAGGAGGGAAACACGCAGCCGGCACGGTGGTAGCAGCCTTTGCACCCGGTGGACCCAACGTGATCAATGTGCAGGCGAAACCTGCAGGAGGCGTGTGGTCCCCCACGACAAGAAGGATGACGTGGAAGATGGATTCGCTTCCAAGCGGTAGTACAGATGGGAGTGGCAAGATTATTGCCAAATTCACAAGTGAACCGGGACAAGAAGCCTTGGTACCGCAGGGTGTACAAATGTCATGGGCAGTGGAAGGGTCGTTGCTCAGTGGTTTGGGGCTCGAGGTGGTTGATACTACAGGAGGAGAGTTGGAAGGGAATCGCCACTGGGCGTTTGAAGAGATCAGGAAAAGTACGACGACGGGCAAGTATTTCGCCGAACCGGTTGTTAGTAATTAA